Proteins encoded in a region of the Mycolicibacterium duvalii genome:
- a CDS encoding serine/threonine-protein kinase PknG, whose amino-acid sequence MTDDIDTDADPGTQPAGLDELAMDSTATQRPMATQAVFRPHFDDDDDDDIHTGDTEPQETTSTLTRSLSRTRRLGGGLVEIPRVPARDPLTALMTDPVVAESKRFCWNCGRPVGRSTKDGKALSEGWCPHCGSAYSFLPQLAVGDIVADQYEIKGCIAHGGLGWVYLAFDKNVNDRPVVLKGLVHSGDAEAQAIAMAERQFLAEVTHPGIVKIYNFVEHEDKHGSPVGYIVMEYVGGTSLKQATHLNRSERTRLPVAEAIGFMLEILPALGYLHSLGLVYNDLKPENIMVTEDQLKLIDLGAVSRINSFGYLYGTPGYQAPEIVRTGPTVATDIYTVGRTLAALTLKLRTHKGRYVDGLPEDDPVLAEYDSFGRLLRRATDRDPRRRFQSAEEMTSQLMGVLREAVAKDTGVPRPGLSTVFSPSRSTFGVDLLVAHTDVYLDGQVHSEKLTAAEIVRALQVPLVDSSDVGAAVLSATVLSQPVQTLDSLRAARHGALDSEGVDLSESVELPLMEVRALLDLGDVAKATRKLDDLAQRVGWRWRLTWFRAVSELLTADYESATKHFNQVLDTLPGELAPKLALAATAELAGTADERKFYNTVWSTDHGIISAGFGLARAQSAAGERDAAVRTLDEVPATSRHFTTARLTSAVTLLSGRSSSEITEQHIRDAARRVEALPDTEPRVLQIRALVLGTAMDWLADNTASTNHILGFPFTEHGLRLGVEASLRNLARVAPTQAHRYALVDLANSVRPMSTF is encoded by the coding sequence ATGACCGACGACATCGACACCGACGCCGACCCCGGGACCCAGCCCGCGGGCTTGGACGAGCTGGCCATGGATTCGACGGCCACCCAGCGGCCGATGGCCACCCAGGCGGTGTTCCGTCCGCACTTCGACGACGATGACGACGACGACATCCACACCGGCGACACCGAACCGCAGGAGACCACGTCGACGTTGACGCGCTCGCTGTCGCGCACCCGCCGGCTCGGTGGCGGCCTGGTGGAGATCCCGCGGGTACCCGCACGAGATCCGTTGACCGCGTTGATGACCGACCCGGTGGTGGCCGAGTCGAAGCGGTTCTGCTGGAACTGCGGCCGTCCGGTCGGCCGGTCGACCAAGGACGGCAAGGCGCTCTCGGAGGGCTGGTGCCCGCACTGCGGCAGCGCGTACTCCTTCCTGCCGCAACTGGCGGTCGGCGACATCGTCGCCGACCAGTACGAGATCAAGGGTTGCATCGCCCACGGTGGCCTGGGCTGGGTCTACCTCGCGTTCGACAAGAACGTCAACGACCGGCCGGTGGTGCTCAAGGGTCTGGTCCATTCCGGCGATGCCGAGGCCCAGGCGATCGCGATGGCCGAGCGGCAGTTCCTCGCCGAGGTGACCCATCCGGGCATCGTGAAGATCTACAACTTCGTCGAGCACGAGGACAAACACGGCAGCCCGGTCGGCTACATCGTCATGGAATACGTCGGCGGGACGTCGCTGAAGCAGGCCACGCACCTCAACCGCTCGGAACGGACGCGGTTGCCGGTGGCCGAGGCCATCGGGTTCATGCTCGAGATCCTGCCTGCGCTGGGCTATCTGCATTCGCTCGGACTCGTCTACAACGACCTCAAGCCCGAGAACATCATGGTCACCGAGGACCAGCTCAAGCTGATCGACCTCGGCGCGGTGTCGCGCATCAACTCGTTCGGATACCTCTACGGCACACCCGGCTATCAGGCGCCCGAGATCGTGCGCACCGGGCCCACCGTGGCCACCGACATCTACACGGTCGGCCGGACCCTGGCGGCGCTGACCCTGAAACTGCGCACCCACAAGGGCCGCTACGTCGACGGGCTGCCCGAGGACGACCCGGTGCTGGCCGAGTACGACTCGTTCGGCCGTCTGCTGCGCCGCGCGACCGACCGCGATCCGCGCCGGCGTTTCCAGAGCGCCGAGGAGATGACCAGTCAGCTGATGGGTGTGCTGCGCGAGGCGGTCGCCAAGGACACCGGGGTTCCGCGGCCCGGCCTGTCGACCGTGTTCAGTCCGTCGCGCTCGACGTTCGGTGTGGATCTCCTGGTCGCTCACACTGATGTCTACCTGGACGGGCAGGTCCATTCCGAGAAGCTGACGGCCGCGGAGATCGTGCGGGCGCTGCAGGTGCCGCTGGTCGATTCCTCCGACGTCGGCGCGGCGGTGCTGTCGGCCACGGTGTTGAGCCAGCCGGTGCAGACCCTCGACTCGCTGCGGGCGGCGCGGCATGGTGCGCTGGACTCCGAGGGCGTCGACCTCAGCGAGTCGGTCGAGCTACCGCTGATGGAGGTCCGCGCGCTGCTCGACCTCGGAGACGTGGCCAAGGCGACGCGCAAACTCGACGACCTGGCCCAGCGGGTGGGGTGGCGCTGGCGGCTGACGTGGTTCCGCGCGGTGTCGGAGCTGCTGACCGCCGACTACGAGTCGGCCACCAAGCATTTCAACCAGGTTCTGGACACCCTGCCCGGCGAGTTGGCGCCCAAGCTGGCGTTGGCCGCCACCGCCGAGCTGGCCGGCACCGCCGACGAGCGCAAGTTCTACAACACGGTGTGGTCGACCGACCACGGCATCATCTCGGCCGGCTTCGGGTTGGCGCGCGCCCAGTCGGCCGCCGGCGAACGCGATGCCGCGGTCCGCACTCTCGACGAAGTGCCGGCCACCTCAAGGCATTTCACCACCGCGCGGCTGACCAGTGCGGTGACACTGCTCTCCGGCCGGTCCAGCAGTGAGATCACCGAGCAACACATCCGCGATGCCGCGCGGCGGGTGGAGGCACTGCCCGACACCGAGCCGCGGGTGCTGCAGATTCGGGCGCTGGTGCTCGGCACCGCGATGGACTGGCTGGCCGACAACACCGCCAGCACCAACCACATCCTGGGGTTCCCCTTCACCGAGCACGGCCTGCGACTGGGCGTCGAGGCCTCGCTGCGCAACCTGGCCCGGGTGGCCCCCACCCAGGCGCACAGGTACGCCCTCGTCGACCTCGCCAACAGCGTCCGGCCGATGTCGACGTTCTGA
- the thiE gene encoding thiamine phosphate synthase: MPTAAPRLASCLLYLCTDARRERGDLAEFADAALAGGVDIVQLRDKNSPGEQRFGPLEARQELQALEVLADAARRHGALLAVNDRADIARAAGADVLHLGQDDLPLSTAREIVGDRVIGRSTHDLEQVERAVAEDVDYFCVGPCWPTPTKPGRPAPGLDLVRATVALGTAKPWFAIGGIDAERLPKVVAAGARRAVVVRAITGAEDPRAAAQALRAVLSSAR; the protein is encoded by the coding sequence GTGCCTACCGCCGCGCCCCGTCTCGCGTCCTGCCTGCTCTACCTGTGCACCGACGCCCGCCGCGAACGCGGTGACCTGGCCGAATTCGCCGATGCGGCGCTGGCCGGCGGCGTCGACATCGTGCAGCTACGGGACAAGAACTCGCCCGGTGAACAGCGCTTCGGCCCGTTGGAGGCGCGGCAGGAGCTGCAGGCGCTCGAGGTGCTGGCCGACGCCGCGCGCCGCCACGGCGCACTGCTCGCGGTCAACGACCGCGCCGACATCGCGCGCGCGGCGGGGGCCGATGTGCTGCACCTCGGGCAGGACGATCTGCCGCTGAGCACCGCCCGCGAGATCGTCGGGGACCGGGTGATCGGCCGGTCGACCCACGACCTCGAGCAGGTCGAACGGGCCGTCGCCGAGGACGTGGACTATTTCTGCGTCGGCCCGTGTTGGCCCACCCCGACCAAGCCGGGCCGGCCTGCTCCCGGCCTGGACCTGGTGCGGGCCACCGTGGCGTTGGGCACCGCGAAGCCCTGGTTCGCGATCGGCGGGATCGACGCCGAGCGGCTGCCCAAGGTGGTGGCCGCCGGCGCCCGGCGCGCGGTGGTGGTGCGTGCGATCACCGGCGCAGAGGATCCGCGCGCGGCGGCGCAGGCGTTGCGCGCGGTGCTCAGTTCTGCCCGTTGA
- the thiO gene encoding glycine oxidase ThiO, translated as MTPTPTAQGSLTVIGGGVIGLAVARRAAQDGWTVRVHRGEDRGASWVAGGMLAPHSEGWPGEERLLHLGLESLNLWRNGFLDGLPPEVVTAHSSLVVAVDRADAQDLRTVGEWLTAQGHPVTLTTSARDIEPLLAQGIRHGFVAETELSVDNRAVVDALAAHCEQLGVQWAPPVGTLDEAGPADVVVIANGIDAPSLWPGLPVRPVKGEVLRLRWRRGCMPVPRRVIRARVHGRQVYLVPRADGVVVGATQYEHGRDTAPAVTGVRELLDDACAVVPALGEYELAECAAGLRPMTPDNMPLVGRLDDRTLVATGHGRSGFLLAPWTAEAIAAQLRGEPLVEDQHSTKVGAS; from the coding sequence ATGACTCCGACACCGACCGCACAGGGGTCGCTCACCGTGATCGGCGGCGGCGTGATCGGGCTGGCCGTGGCCCGTCGTGCCGCCCAGGACGGCTGGACCGTGCGGGTGCACCGCGGCGAGGATCGGGGCGCCTCCTGGGTGGCCGGGGGAATGTTGGCCCCGCACAGCGAGGGCTGGCCCGGCGAGGAACGGCTGTTGCACCTCGGTCTGGAGTCACTGAACCTGTGGCGCAACGGTTTTCTCGACGGGCTGCCGCCCGAGGTGGTCACCGCGCACAGTTCGCTGGTCGTGGCCGTCGACCGCGCCGACGCCCAGGATCTCCGGACGGTCGGGGAATGGCTGACCGCGCAGGGCCATCCCGTCACCCTGACCACCTCGGCGCGTGACATCGAACCGCTTCTGGCGCAGGGAATCCGACACGGGTTCGTCGCCGAGACCGAGCTGTCGGTGGACAACCGCGCCGTGGTGGATGCGCTGGCCGCGCACTGCGAGCAGCTCGGCGTGCAGTGGGCCCCGCCCGTGGGCACGCTGGATGAGGCCGGGCCCGCCGACGTCGTGGTGATCGCCAACGGTATCGACGCGCCGTCGCTGTGGCCCGGTCTGCCCGTGCGCCCGGTCAAGGGTGAGGTGCTGCGGCTGCGCTGGCGGCGCGGATGTATGCCGGTGCCGCGCAGGGTGATTCGCGCCCGCGTGCACGGCCGGCAGGTGTACCTGGTGCCGCGTGCCGACGGGGTGGTGGTCGGCGCCACCCAGTACGAACACGGCCGCGACACCGCGCCCGCGGTGACGGGCGTGCGCGAACTGCTCGACGACGCGTGCGCGGTGGTGCCCGCGCTCGGGGAGTACGAGCTGGCTGAATGCGCCGCGGGCCTGCGACCGATGACGCCGGACAACATGCCGTTGGTGGGCCGTCTAGACGACCGCACGCTGGTCGCGACCGGACACGGCAGGTCGGGTTTTCTGCTGGCGCCGTGGACCGCTGAGGCGATTGCCGCGCAACTGCGCGGGGAACCGCTGGTCGAGGACCAGCACAGTACGAAGGTTGGAGCGAGCTGA
- the glnX gene encoding protein kinase G-activating protein GlnX has protein sequence MTVELAHPSTEPLASRSPTGRAHPRWWFLWTTPGRILSIGLVLAALVVLSAFATSTTINDRQQALTTVLDHTEPLSFAAGQLYTTLSVADAAAATAFIAGTEPRAVRQRYEQAITDAAVAMTRASSGLTDEPMVQLLGRINARLAVYTGLVETARTNNRAGNPVGSSYLSEASSLMQERILPDAQLLYEQTSARVDAETTASTRIPTPVILVVVATLLFGVFANRWLAKRTRRRVNIGFIAGGLAVLIMLMWVGTALIISTSDSRSAKETAAESLKTVTTLAITAQQARADETLSLIRRGDENLRKQSYYQRIEMMQQQLTRYLERDDSIDKTDLADAGSLLERWRAADDRISAYIAVGNYQAATQVALGTGDDDSTPAFDKLDEALTKGIEQSRSQLRNEIVNARRVLSGATVGAAALSVVAAVAVALGIWPRLSEYR, from the coding sequence GTGACAGTGGAGTTGGCGCATCCCTCGACCGAACCCCTGGCGTCGCGGTCCCCCACGGGCCGGGCCCATCCGCGCTGGTGGTTCCTGTGGACGACCCCCGGCCGAATCCTGAGCATCGGGCTGGTGCTGGCCGCCCTGGTGGTGCTCAGCGCATTCGCCACGTCGACCACGATCAACGACCGTCAGCAGGCGCTGACCACGGTTCTCGACCACACCGAGCCGTTGTCGTTCGCCGCCGGACAGCTCTACACCACGCTCTCGGTGGCCGACGCGGCCGCGGCGACCGCCTTCATCGCGGGCACCGAGCCGCGGGCGGTCCGGCAGCGCTACGAGCAGGCGATCACCGACGCCGCGGTCGCCATGACGCGGGCGTCGAGCGGTCTGACCGACGAACCGATGGTGCAGTTGCTGGGCCGGATCAACGCCCGGCTTGCGGTGTACACCGGTCTGGTGGAGACCGCGCGGACCAACAACCGCGCCGGCAACCCCGTCGGCTCGTCCTACCTGTCCGAAGCGTCGTCGCTGATGCAGGAGCGCATCCTGCCCGACGCGCAGCTGCTCTACGAGCAGACCTCGGCGCGGGTCGATGCCGAGACCACGGCCTCCACCCGCATCCCGACGCCGGTGATCCTGGTGGTGGTCGCGACCCTGTTGTTCGGTGTGTTCGCCAACCGATGGCTGGCCAAACGCACCCGCCGGCGCGTCAACATCGGTTTCATCGCCGGCGGGCTGGCGGTGCTGATCATGCTGATGTGGGTCGGCACCGCGCTGATCATCTCGACCAGCGACAGCCGCAGTGCCAAGGAGACCGCGGCAGAATCGCTGAAGACCGTCACCACATTGGCCATCACCGCGCAGCAGGCACGTGCCGACGAGACGCTGTCGCTGATCCGGCGGGGTGACGAGAATCTGCGCAAGCAGTCGTACTACCAGCGGATCGAGATGATGCAGCAACAGCTGACCCGGTACCTCGAACGAGACGACTCGATCGACAAGACCGACCTCGCCGACGCCGGATCGCTGCTGGAGCGGTGGCGGGCCGCCGACGACCGGATCAGCGCCTACATCGCCGTCGGCAACTACCAGGCCGCCACCCAGGTCGCGCTGGGCACCGGCGACGACGACTCGACGCCGGCATTCGACAAGCTCGACGAGGCGTTGACCAAGGGCATCGAGCAGAGCCGCAGCCAGCTCCGCAACGAGATCGTCAACGCGCGGCGGGTGCTCTCGGGGGCCACCGTCGGCGCGGCCGCGCTCTCGGTGGTGGCGGCCGTCGCGGTGGCGCTGGGGATCTGGCCGAGGCTGAGCGAGTATCGGTAA
- the thiS gene encoding sulfur carrier protein ThiS yields MKVTVNDEDVEVDDRTTIASLLEGLGFPEKGIAVAVDWSVMPRSQWDTALTDGAKVEVVTAVQGG; encoded by the coding sequence ATGAAAGTCACGGTGAACGACGAAGACGTCGAAGTCGACGACCGCACCACGATCGCGTCGTTGCTGGAGGGGCTCGGTTTCCCGGAGAAGGGGATCGCGGTCGCGGTGGACTGGTCTGTGATGCCGCGCTCGCAGTGGGACACCGCGCTGACAGACGGTGCGAAAGTGGAAGTGGTGACGGCGGTGCAGGGTGGCTGA
- a CDS encoding STAS domain-containing protein translates to MSLSESLPPPSTQRVFRPDPTSFALREEHHRATFSVSELPQSTIRVTVHGEIDATNAIPLARYVEKRLGAARALALDLQTVEFFGASGFAALTNINVACDRAGVRWTLLAGAHVQRLLRICDPLNELPVAVPVAKYSRTGPGDRKLLVGGDH, encoded by the coding sequence GTGTCATTGTCAGAATCTCTCCCGCCGCCGAGCACGCAGCGCGTGTTCCGCCCCGACCCGACCTCGTTCGCGTTACGCGAGGAACACCACCGCGCCACGTTCTCGGTGAGCGAGCTGCCGCAGTCCACGATCCGGGTCACCGTGCACGGTGAAATCGATGCGACGAACGCGATCCCGCTCGCCCGCTATGTCGAGAAGCGGCTGGGTGCCGCGCGGGCGCTCGCGCTGGATCTGCAAACGGTGGAGTTCTTCGGCGCGTCGGGGTTTGCTGCACTGACCAACATCAACGTCGCCTGCGACCGCGCCGGAGTGCGCTGGACGCTGTTGGCCGGCGCCCATGTGCAGCGGCTGCTCCGGATCTGCGACCCGCTCAACGAATTACCCGTCGCCGTCCCCGTCGCCAAGTACAGCCGCACAGGCCCGGGCGATCGCAAGCTCCTCGTCGGTGGGGATCACTAA
- a CDS encoding NUDIX hydrolase, with protein sequence MRGDGDGWVVSANGAAYWGRHGAAGLLLRAPGPDGKAAVLLQHRAPWSHQGGTWGLPGGARDSHETAEQAAIREAIEEAGLPPDQLTVRTTVVTAEVTGWTYTTVIADADELLETVPNRESAELRWVAEDAVADLPLHPGFAASWVRLRELAASIPLLVNGQN encoded by the coding sequence GTGCGCGGTGATGGTGACGGCTGGGTGGTGTCGGCCAACGGTGCTGCCTACTGGGGCCGCCACGGCGCGGCCGGACTGCTGCTGCGGGCGCCCGGTCCGGACGGGAAGGCCGCGGTGCTGCTGCAACATCGCGCGCCGTGGAGCCATCAGGGCGGCACGTGGGGCCTGCCCGGCGGCGCCCGCGACAGCCACGAGACCGCCGAGCAGGCCGCCATCCGCGAGGCGATCGAAGAAGCCGGCCTGCCGCCGGACCAGCTGACTGTGCGCACCACCGTGGTGACCGCCGAGGTCACCGGCTGGACCTACACCACCGTCATCGCCGATGCCGACGAACTGCTCGAGACGGTGCCCAACCGGGAGAGCGCCGAATTGCGCTGGGTGGCCGAGGACGCGGTGGCCGACCTGCCGCTGCACCCCGGGTTCGCGGCCAGCTGGGTACGGTTGCGCGAGCTTGCGGCGTCGATTCCGCTACTGGTCAACGGGCAGAACTGA
- a CDS encoding acetate kinase — protein MKPSVLVLNSGSSSVKFQLLEPDSGRSLAEGIVERIGEEASSASLTAGPQALERDDRVADHEAALQMVSSLLDDAGIRLAELDLMAVGHRVVHGGPDLYRPTVVDDALIARLRELSPLAPLHNPPAILGIEVARKAHPDVPHVAVFDTAFFHDLPAAAATYAIDRELAERYDIRRYGFHGTSHQYVSEQAAAFLDVPTASLRQIVLHLGNGASASAIVGGRPVETSMGLTPMEGLVMGTRSGDLDPGIITYLWRAAGMSVEDIESMLNRRSGVRGLGGEVDFRVLHRRIASGDAAAQLAYDVYIHRLRKYIGAYLAVLGGADVITFTAGVGENDATVRRDALSGLGAFGIEVDEHLNESPAAGARRISPDGAPTTVLVIPTDEELAIARACAAVLGDGDGDG, from the coding sequence GTGAAACCATCGGTGTTGGTGCTCAACTCCGGTTCGTCTTCGGTGAAATTCCAGCTGCTCGAGCCGGATTCGGGACGCTCGTTGGCCGAGGGCATCGTCGAACGGATCGGCGAGGAGGCGTCGTCGGCGTCGCTGACCGCAGGTCCGCAGGCCCTCGAGCGCGACGACCGGGTGGCCGACCATGAGGCCGCGCTGCAGATGGTGTCGAGCCTGCTCGACGACGCCGGCATCCGCCTGGCCGAGCTCGATCTGATGGCCGTCGGGCACCGGGTGGTGCACGGGGGCCCGGACCTGTACCGGCCCACCGTCGTCGACGATGCGTTGATCGCGCGGTTGCGGGAGCTCAGTCCGCTGGCGCCGCTGCACAATCCGCCCGCGATTCTCGGTATCGAAGTGGCGCGCAAGGCGCACCCCGACGTCCCGCATGTAGCCGTGTTCGACACCGCGTTCTTCCACGACCTGCCGGCCGCGGCCGCCACGTACGCCATCGACCGCGAGCTGGCCGAGCGCTACGACATCCGTCGGTACGGCTTCCACGGCACCTCGCACCAGTACGTCAGCGAGCAGGCCGCCGCGTTCCTCGACGTGCCGACGGCGTCCCTGCGTCAGATCGTGTTGCATCTGGGCAACGGTGCGTCGGCGTCGGCGATCGTGGGGGGCCGCCCGGTCGAGACATCGATGGGGCTGACCCCGATGGAAGGTCTGGTGATGGGGACCCGTTCCGGGGACCTCGATCCGGGGATCATCACCTACCTGTGGCGTGCCGCGGGCATGAGTGTCGAAGACATCGAGTCGATGCTCAACCGGCGCTCGGGCGTGCGCGGTCTCGGCGGTGAGGTGGACTTCCGCGTCCTGCACCGGCGGATCGCGTCGGGTGACGCCGCGGCGCAGTTGGCCTACGACGTCTACATCCACCGGTTACGTAAGTACATCGGTGCGTATCTCGCGGTGCTCGGTGGCGCCGACGTCATCACCTTCACCGCGGGAGTCGGGGAGAACGACGCGACGGTGCGACGCGATGCGTTGTCCGGTCTCGGTGCGTTCGGTATCGAGGTCGACGAGCATCTCAACGAGAGCCCCGCTGCGGGGGCCCGACGGATCTCGCCCGACGGCGCGCCGACGACGGTGTTAGTGATCCCCACCGACGAGGAGCTTGCGATCGCCCGGGCCTGTGCGGCTGTACTTGGCGACGGGGACGGCGACGGGTAA
- a CDS encoding thiazole synthase, translating to MAEPTTSKLGIAGREFGSRLILGTGGAANLAVLEEALVASETELTTVAMRRIDAEGGTGVLDLLNRLGITPLPNTAGCRGAAEAVMTAQLAREALGTNWVKLEVIADERTLLPDAVELVRAAEQLVDDGFVVLPYTNDDPVLARRLEDTGCAAVMPLGSPIGTGLGISNPHNIEMIVDAASVPVILDAGIGTASDAALAMELGCDAVLLATAVTRAADPSAMATAMAAAVKAGYLARHAGRIPKRFWAQASSPSL from the coding sequence GTGGCTGAGCCGACGACGTCCAAGCTGGGCATCGCCGGACGTGAGTTCGGTTCCCGGTTGATCCTCGGCACCGGCGGAGCGGCCAACCTGGCCGTCCTGGAGGAGGCCCTGGTCGCCTCGGAGACCGAGCTGACCACCGTCGCGATGCGTCGCATCGATGCCGAGGGCGGCACCGGGGTGCTGGATCTGCTGAACCGTCTGGGCATTACCCCGCTACCCAACACCGCCGGGTGCCGGGGCGCGGCCGAAGCCGTGATGACCGCCCAGCTGGCCCGGGAAGCGTTGGGCACCAACTGGGTCAAGTTGGAGGTCATCGCCGACGAGCGCACACTGCTGCCGGATGCCGTCGAATTGGTCCGGGCCGCCGAACAACTCGTCGACGACGGGTTCGTGGTGCTGCCCTACACCAACGACGACCCGGTGCTGGCGCGCCGCCTCGAGGACACCGGTTGTGCCGCGGTGATGCCGCTGGGATCACCGATCGGCACCGGTCTGGGGATCTCCAACCCGCACAACATCGAGATGATCGTCGACGCCGCGTCGGTGCCGGTGATCCTCGACGCGGGGATCGGCACCGCCAGCGACGCCGCCCTGGCGATGGAACTCGGTTGCGACGCCGTGCTGTTGGCCACCGCGGTGACCCGGGCAGCCGACCCGTCGGCGATGGCCACCGCGATGGCCGCCGCGGTGAAGGCCGGCTACCTGGCGCGGCACGCCGGGCGGATCCCGAAGCGTTTCTGGGCGCAGGCGTCGAGCCCCTCTCTATGA
- a CDS encoding glutamate ABC transporter substrate-binding protein, giving the protein MSKRGLDPKRWGAVLAALVISACGQAEPVEPTPSVTVAPPTPAGMEELPPEPAHPPTSGADDCNPTASLRPFDTKAEADEAVAAIKARGRLIVGLDIGSNLFSFRDPITGEITGFDVDIAGEISRDIFGTPSQVEYRILSSEDRIEALQNNEVDVVVKTMTITCERKKLVNFSTVYLNARQRILAPRNSPIRQSSDLSGKRVCVAKGTTSLDRIQQISPPPIIVAVVTWADCLVALQQRQVDAVSTDDSILAGLVSQDPYLHIVGPSMNEEAYGIGVNLDNPGLVRFVNGTLERIRRDGTWNTLYRKWLTVLGPAPAPPVARYSD; this is encoded by the coding sequence ATGAGTAAGCGGGGGCTGGATCCGAAGAGGTGGGGCGCGGTGCTCGCCGCGCTGGTGATCAGCGCGTGTGGGCAGGCCGAACCGGTGGAGCCGACGCCGAGCGTCACGGTGGCCCCGCCGACCCCGGCCGGCATGGAGGAGTTGCCGCCCGAACCGGCGCACCCGCCGACGAGCGGCGCCGACGACTGCAACCCCACCGCGAGCCTGCGCCCGTTCGACACCAAAGCCGAGGCCGACGAGGCGGTCGCGGCGATCAAGGCCCGCGGGCGGCTGATCGTCGGTCTCGACATCGGCAGCAACCTGTTCAGTTTCCGCGACCCGATCACCGGTGAGATCACCGGCTTCGACGTCGACATCGCCGGCGAGATCTCCCGGGACATCTTCGGCACACCCTCGCAGGTGGAGTACCGCATCCTGTCGTCGGAGGACCGGATCGAGGCGCTGCAGAACAACGAGGTCGACGTGGTGGTCAAGACCATGACGATCACCTGCGAACGCAAGAAGCTGGTGAACTTCTCCACCGTGTATCTGAATGCGCGGCAACGGATCCTGGCGCCGCGCAATTCGCCCATCCGGCAGTCCTCGGACCTGTCGGGCAAGCGGGTCTGTGTCGCCAAGGGCACGACGTCGCTGGACCGGATTCAGCAGATATCGCCGCCGCCGATCATCGTCGCGGTGGTGACGTGGGCCGACTGCCTGGTCGCGCTGCAGCAGCGTCAGGTCGACGCGGTCAGCACCGACGACTCGATCCTGGCCGGGTTGGTGTCGCAGGATCCGTACCTGCACATCGTGGGACCGTCGATGAACGAGGAGGCCTATGGCATCGGGGTCAACCTGGACAACCCCGGCCTGGTGCGCTTCGTCAACGGCACCCTCGAGCGGATCCGTCGGGACGGCACCTGGAACACGTTGTACCGCAAGTGGTTGACGGTGCTCGGCCCCGCGCCAGCGCCGCCGGTGGCAAGGTATTCGGACTGA